One Thalassospira marina DNA window includes the following coding sequences:
- a CDS encoding macro domain-containing protein — translation MKKVSFIDKRVFDNFLKVTSYISLTLSLVVLFVNIPKDYKSLYGWIFLGFLVVIYILIWIWANALSKIDIKVEGSDVTIKVGDIFQQKGLKAIAFNEYFDTQVDNKIIAEKSLNGIFINNYLNVSVSALDDHIRKYEFEDDELIERKSDRVLGKVDRYQIGTICIYGEYLLTAFSKFDENNKALLTMPEYLEFLINFWDKVNNVYAQKDVSTPIFGSGITRIKGHKSISDEDLLKIMLWTFRISEMRFKYPARLTIVIHKDKINQINLLDIKSARNGV, via the coding sequence ATGAAAAAAGTAAGTTTTATTGACAAAAGGGTTTTTGACAACTTTCTCAAGGTTACTTCATATATAAGTTTGACCTTATCTCTTGTTGTCCTTTTTGTTAATATTCCGAAGGACTATAAATCTCTATATGGATGGATTTTTCTTGGGTTTTTGGTGGTAATTTATATCTTAATTTGGATTTGGGCCAATGCATTAAGCAAGATTGATATCAAAGTTGAAGGAAGTGACGTAACTATTAAGGTTGGTGACATTTTTCAGCAAAAAGGACTTAAGGCGATTGCATTTAACGAGTATTTTGATACGCAGGTGGACAATAAAATAATTGCAGAAAAATCTCTTAACGGAATTTTTATTAACAATTATCTCAATGTCTCAGTTTCTGCTCTGGATGACCACATTCGAAAATATGAGTTTGAAGACGATGAGTTAATTGAAAGAAAATCTGATAGAGTGCTGGGCAAGGTTGATCGTTACCAAATAGGAACCATTTGTATATATGGCGAATATCTACTAACAGCATTCTCTAAGTTCGACGAGAATAACAAAGCCTTGCTCACTATGCCTGAGTACTTAGAGTTCTTAATTAACTTTTGGGATAAGGTAAATAATGTATATGCTCAGAAAGATGTGTCCACACCAATATTCGGCTCAGGAATTACTCGAATAAAAGGCCACAAATCTATAAGTGATGAGGACCTCTTGAAGATCATGCTGTGGACTTTCCGTATTAGCGAAATGCGATTCAAATATCCAGCAAGGCTTACTATCGTTATTCATAAAGATAAGATTAATCAAATAAATCTTCTCGATATTAAATCAGCTAGGAACGGGGTATGA
- a CDS encoding ArsR/SmtB family transcription factor gives MANSKHASDSVTRSSAQNMHSPENPSSEQDDAAANPDVAARMGLSPSQGEAVLRDASSVIGHDLSLPDIEAAARLFALLGDAGRLQLVLRCMERPQTVSELAEAAGMSQSLTSHHLRHLRDQRILASERRGRHIYYTIDDAHISGVVQDVFAHVTHD, from the coding sequence ATGGCAAACAGCAAACATGCATCCGATTCCGTGACCAGATCTTCCGCCCAAAATATGCATAGCCCTGAAAACCCGTCATCCGAACAGGATGACGCAGCAGCAAACCCCGATGTTGCTGCCCGTATGGGATTAAGCCCGTCGCAGGGCGAAGCCGTATTGCGCGATGCATCCAGCGTTATCGGACATGACCTGTCATTGCCCGATATCGAGGCGGCAGCACGCCTTTTTGCTCTGTTGGGCGATGCCGGGCGCCTGCAACTGGTGCTACGTTGCATGGAACGGCCGCAAACCGTTAGCGAACTGGCCGAGGCAGCGGGCATGTCACAATCCCTGACCAGCCACCATTTGCGGCATTTGCGCGACCAGCGCATTCTGGCATCCGAACGCCGGGGGCGGCACATTTATTACACCATCGATGATGCCCATATTTCCGGTGTCGTGCAGGATGTGTTTGCCCACGTCACCCACGATTAG
- a CDS encoding MAPEG family protein, with translation MTFELWILVICTILGLFFPFFYNWHYGQQIGGKALMSNRENLPERRGAALRGLRAHQNHLENLLPFAIVILVARIAGISNFVTEFGAVLFLIARLVHAITYCAGISVAGIRSIAYFAGLFAILCVASQLLHFAA, from the coding sequence GTGACGTTTGAATTATGGATCCTTGTGATCTGCACCATCCTTGGCCTGTTTTTTCCGTTTTTCTATAACTGGCATTATGGCCAGCAGATTGGCGGAAAAGCATTAATGAGCAACCGCGAAAACCTGCCGGAACGGCGCGGGGCTGCGTTGCGCGGGTTACGCGCCCATCAAAACCATCTCGAAAATCTGCTGCCTTTTGCCATTGTTATTCTGGTGGCGCGCATTGCCGGGATTTCCAATTTCGTAACCGAATTTGGCGCGGTGCTGTTTTTAATCGCCCGTCTGGTCCATGCCATTACCTATTGCGCGGGCATTTCGGTGGCGGGTATTCGCTCGATCGCCTATTTCGCCGGGCTGTTCGCCATTCTGTGCGTCGCATCGCAGTTGCTGCATTTCGCAGCGTAA
- a CDS encoding RsmB/NOP family class I SAM-dependent RNA methyltransferase translates to MKPGARLAAVIEIYDGWTHTRDDADRVISGYFGTRRYIGGGDRREIGERFYDLIRYQARLGWWLAEAGYENQDGRARMIAALVLKDGRSLDDINDMFNGDQFCPDPLHPAERHLINKLTGQELDHDAQSGAVKTELPKWLYAELLKLHHEHLPAEMAAYNQPAKLDLRVNTLRGSVDSAIRSLEKDGIKGIERATYAPNGLRLPLGLNMLVTAAYKDGLIEIQDEASQICVKLVDAQPGMKILDMCAGGGGKTLGLAADMRGRGRILACDTHGARLDNARKRAKRAGAGDCIQLRSIADERDSWLRNKSGFFDRVLLDVPCSGLGTLRRNPALRWRIGQRDIRALTLQQSKILKAGAARVTKGGRLIYATCSILPEENERLIETFMRDRKDFKAVPIREIWPDAPASVPVPGGKDKPWLRLSPNMHGTDGFFVAVFERTAKGNKG, encoded by the coding sequence TTGAAACCCGGTGCACGCTTAGCTGCCGTTATTGAGATTTATGACGGCTGGACACATACCCGCGATGATGCTGACCGCGTTATTTCGGGCTATTTCGGCACCCGTCGTTATATCGGCGGTGGTGACCGGCGGGAAATTGGCGAACGGTTCTATGACCTGATCCGCTATCAGGCCCGTTTGGGCTGGTGGCTGGCAGAGGCCGGTTATGAAAACCAGGATGGCCGCGCACGCATGATTGCGGCACTCGTCCTTAAAGATGGCCGCTCGCTTGATGACATCAATGACATGTTCAATGGTGACCAGTTCTGCCCGGACCCCCTGCATCCGGCAGAAAGGCACCTGATCAACAAGCTGACCGGCCAGGAACTGGACCACGATGCCCAGTCCGGTGCGGTTAAAACCGAATTGCCGAAATGGCTTTATGCCGAACTTTTAAAGCTGCATCACGAACATCTGCCTGCCGAGATGGCGGCCTATAACCAGCCTGCCAAGCTTGATCTGCGCGTCAATACGCTGCGTGGCAGTGTGGACAGCGCCATTCGTTCGCTTGAAAAAGACGGTATCAAAGGCATTGAACGCGCAACCTATGCGCCCAATGGCCTGCGTCTGCCGCTGGGCCTCAATATGCTGGTAACAGCAGCCTATAAGGATGGCCTGATCGAAATTCAGGACGAAGCCTCGCAGATTTGCGTGAAGCTGGTTGATGCCCAGCCGGGCATGAAGATTTTGGATATGTGTGCAGGCGGTGGTGGCAAAACGCTGGGTCTGGCGGCTGATATGCGTGGTCGTGGCCGAATTCTCGCCTGTGATACGCATGGTGCCCGCCTGGATAACGCGCGCAAGCGTGCCAAGCGTGCCGGGGCTGGTGATTGTATCCAGCTTCGCAGCATTGCCGATGAGCGCGATAGCTGGCTTCGCAACAAATCGGGCTTTTTTGACCGTGTGTTGCTTGATGTGCCCTGTTCGGGCCTTGGCACGTTGCGCCGGAACCCGGCCCTTCGCTGGCGTATCGGGCAGCGCGATATCCGTGCGCTTACGCTACAGCAAAGCAAAATCCTTAAGGCCGGTGCGGCCCGTGTGACCAAGGGTGGCCGCCTGATTTATGCGACCTGTTCGATTCTGCCGGAAGAAAACGAACGTTTGATTGAAACCTTCATGCGTGATCGCAAGGATTTCAAGGCTGTGCCGATCAGGGAAATCTGGCCCGATGCACCTGCTTCGGTTCCGGTTCCCGGTGGCAAGGATAAACCCTGGCTGCGCCTGTCGCCCAACATGCATGGCACGGACGGCTTCTTTGTTGCGGTATTTGAACGTACCGCCAAAGGGAACAAGGGCTGA
- a CDS encoding GNAT family N-acetyltransferase has protein sequence MTENTANSPSAPTIRPLRPEDESQWRALWNGYLEFYQSSLAPEIYDTTFARLCDPARTHQRALVAERDGKLLGLVHIIFHSHNWRIEDVCYLQDLYVAPDARGLGLGRALIEATYKLADDAGCPTVYWMTQEFNETARLLYDRIATLTPFIKYQR, from the coding sequence ATGACCGAGAACACAGCCAACAGCCCGTCAGCACCCACCATCCGCCCCCTCCGCCCGGAGGATGAAAGCCAGTGGCGCGCGCTTTGGAATGGCTATCTGGAATTTTACCAATCCTCTCTCGCCCCGGAAATTTATGATACCACCTTTGCCCGCCTGTGCGACCCGGCCCGCACACACCAGCGCGCCCTTGTTGCTGAACGGGATGGCAAACTGCTTGGTCTGGTTCACATCATCTTTCATAGCCATAACTGGCGGATCGAGGATGTCTGCTACCTGCAAGACCTCTATGTTGCCCCGGACGCCCGCGGGCTGGGGCTGGGCCGCGCGCTGATCGAGGCGACCTATAAACTGGCAGATGATGCTGGCTGCCCGACGGTTTACTGGATGACCCAGGAATTCAACGAAACCGCCCGCCTGCTTTATGACCGCATCGCAACCTTAACCCCCTTCATCAAATATCAGCGCTGA
- a CDS encoding VOC family protein, whose amino-acid sequence MKFASTRLIAQDIKAMVAFYEMVMGQTADWLAPQFAEIVTPAATLAIGSVETVAIFQPGSCEPAANRTAIIELMVDDVDALFDQLKDSVTIVHEPKMMPWGNRAAMIRDPEGTIVALFKPVSDAAIERFGKR is encoded by the coding sequence ATGAAATTCGCCTCAACCCGCCTGATCGCCCAGGACATCAAAGCCATGGTCGCCTTTTATGAAATGGTGATGGGCCAGACGGCCGACTGGCTCGCCCCGCAATTCGCCGAAATCGTCACCCCGGCGGCCACCCTTGCCATTGGCAGCGTCGAAACCGTCGCCATTTTCCAGCCCGGCAGTTGCGAACCCGCCGCCAACCGCACCGCCATCATCGAACTGATGGTGGATGATGTGGATGCCCTGTTTGATCAACTCAAAGACAGTGTCACCATCGTTCACGAACCGAAAATGATGCCCTGGGGCAACCGCGCCGCCATGATCCGCGACCCGGAAGGCACGATTGTCGCGCTGTTTAAACCTGTGTCGGATGCGGCGATTGAGCGATTTGGGAAACGGTGA
- the guaB gene encoding IMP dehydrogenase → MTRIEEALTFDDVLIKPAASSVLPAQVQTNTRLTREIELRVPLLSSAMDTVTESPMAIVMAQNGGMGVIHKNLDIAQQAEEVRRVKKFESGMVVNPITIHPDQTLADALGLMDANHISGIPVVERDSHKLVGILTNRDVRFASNRAQPVSELMTYENLVTVTENVNTDEAKKLLHQHRIEKLLVVDDAYRCTGLITVKDIEKAKLHPNACKDASGRLRVAAATGVGEEGFRRSMALIEAEVDVLVIDTAHGHSAGVISAVEQIKARAGKTQIVAGNVATPEAVRALIEAGADAVKVGIGPGSICTTRIVAGVGVPQLTAILECAAEGDKYNVPIIADGGIKFSGDIAKAMAAGASTCMVGSLLAGTDEAPGEVILYQGRSYKSYRGMGSVGAMARGSADRYFQEDVKDNLKLVPEGIEGRVPYKGPASQIIHQLVGGLKAAMGYTGSATLNDFKERATFVRITNAGLRESHAHDVTITREAPNYRPGA, encoded by the coding sequence ATGACCCGTATCGAAGAAGCCCTGACTTTCGACGACGTCCTGATTAAGCCCGCGGCCAGTTCGGTCCTGCCGGCACAGGTCCAGACCAACACCCGTCTTACCCGTGAAATTGAATTGCGTGTACCGCTGCTGTCTTCGGCAATGGATACCGTAACCGAAAGCCCGATGGCTATTGTCATGGCGCAGAACGGCGGTATGGGCGTTATCCACAAGAACCTTGATATTGCCCAGCAGGCCGAAGAAGTGCGCCGGGTGAAAAAGTTTGAATCCGGTATGGTCGTCAACCCGATCACCATCCACCCGGACCAGACCCTGGCCGATGCCCTAGGCCTGATGGATGCCAACCATATTTCCGGTATTCCCGTTGTTGAACGCGACAGCCACAAGCTGGTCGGTATCCTGACCAACCGTGACGTTCGTTTTGCGTCCAACCGCGCCCAGCCGGTTTCCGAACTGATGACCTATGAAAATCTTGTCACGGTTACGGAAAACGTCAATACCGACGAAGCCAAGAAGCTTTTGCACCAGCACCGCATTGAAAAGCTGCTGGTGGTTGACGATGCCTATCGTTGCACCGGCCTGATCACGGTGAAGGATATCGAAAAAGCGAAACTGCACCCCAATGCCTGCAAGGATGCCAGTGGCCGCCTGCGCGTTGCTGCTGCAACCGGCGTTGGCGAAGAAGGTTTCCGCCGTTCGATGGCATTGATCGAAGCCGAAGTAGACGTGCTGGTGATTGATACGGCACACGGCCACAGCGCCGGTGTTATTTCGGCTGTTGAACAGATCAAGGCACGTGCTGGCAAAACCCAGATTGTTGCGGGTAACGTTGCCACCCCCGAGGCCGTTCGCGCCCTGATCGAAGCTGGTGCGGATGCCGTCAAGGTTGGTATCGGCCCGGGTTCGATCTGCACCACCCGTATTGTTGCCGGTGTCGGTGTGCCGCAATTGACCGCAATTCTGGAATGTGCGGCCGAAGGCGACAAATACAATGTTCCGATCATTGCCGATGGCGGCATCAAATTCTCGGGCGATATTGCCAAGGCAATGGCGGCCGGTGCCAGCACCTGCATGGTTGGCTCGCTTCTGGCCGGTACGGACGAAGCCCCAGGTGAAGTCATTCTTTATCAGGGCCGTTCCTATAAATCCTATCGCGGGATGGGCTCGGTCGGTGCAATGGCACGTGGTTCGGCGGACCGTTACTTCCAGGAAGACGTCAAGGACAACCTGAAGCTGGTTCCCGAAGGCATCGAAGGCCGTGTTCCTTACAAAGGCCCGGCAAGCCAGATCATTCACCAGCTTGTTGGTGGTTTGAAGGCGGCGATGGGTTATACCGGTTCGGCAACCCTGAATGATTTCAAGGAACGCGCGACCTTTGTTCGCATCACCAATGCCGGCCTGCGCGAAAGCCACGCCCATGATGTGACCATCACCCGCGAAGCACCGAACTATCGTCCCGGTGCATAA
- the guaA gene encoding glutamine-hydrolyzing GMP synthase produces the protein MTDRVLIIDFGSQVTQLIARRVRESGVYCEIHPFNNISDAFLDEFAPKAIILSGGPASVHWEKSPAAPVRVFDMGIPVLGICYGQQTMVNQLGGKVEASEHREFGRAFVDVVEDCALFTGVWAVGAREQVWMSHGDRVDSLPEGFRVVGKSDGAPCAAIANDEKKFYAVQFHPEVVHTPHGAQLLRNFTHDVAGCTGDWTMDAYKDDAIAKIRKQVGDGKVICGLSGGVDSSVTAVLIHEAIGDQLTCVFVDHGFMRSGEADQVVNLFRDHYNIPLVHVDASATFIGAIEGETDPEVKRKTIGRLFIEVFEEEAKKIGGADFLAQGTLYPDVIESVSFTGGPSVTIKSHHNVGGLPERMNMQLVEPLRELFKDEVRDLGRELGLPDSFVGRHPFPGPGLAIRIPGQPITREKLDILRKADAIYLEEIRNAGLYDAIWQAFAVLLPVRTVGVMGDGRTYDYACALRAVTSTDGMTADYFAFPPEILGRIANRIINEVNGINRVTYDYTSKPPGTIEWE, from the coding sequence ATGACAGATCGCGTGCTGATTATTGATTTCGGATCGCAGGTAACACAGCTTATTGCGCGACGTGTGCGCGAAAGCGGCGTTTACTGCGAAATTCACCCTTTTAATAACATTTCGGATGCGTTCCTGGATGAATTTGCCCCCAAGGCGATCATTCTGTCGGGCGGCCCGGCTTCCGTGCATTGGGAAAAATCGCCGGCAGCTCCGGTGCGTGTATTTGACATGGGCATTCCGGTTCTGGGCATCTGTTATGGCCAGCAGACCATGGTCAACCAGCTTGGTGGCAAGGTCGAAGCCTCGGAACATCGCGAATTTGGCCGCGCCTTTGTGGATGTGGTCGAAGATTGCGCCCTGTTTACCGGTGTTTGGGCCGTTGGCGCGCGCGAACAGGTCTGGATGAGCCACGGCGACCGTGTTGATTCCCTGCCCGAAGGTTTCCGGGTTGTTGGCAAGTCCGATGGCGCACCCTGTGCCGCGATTGCCAATGACGAAAAGAAATTCTATGCCGTGCAGTTCCACCCCGAAGTGGTGCATACCCCGCATGGCGCGCAGCTTTTGCGCAACTTCACCCATGACGTGGCCGGTTGCACCGGCGACTGGACGATGGATGCCTATAAGGACGATGCCATTGCCAAAATCCGCAAACAGGTGGGCGATGGCAAGGTCATTTGTGGCCTTTCCGGCGGCGTTGACAGCTCTGTGACGGCGGTTCTGATCCATGAAGCGATTGGCGACCAGCTGACCTGCGTGTTTGTTGACCATGGCTTCATGCGCTCGGGCGAGGCCGACCAGGTGGTGAACCTGTTCCGCGACCACTACAATATTCCGCTGGTCCATGTGGATGCCTCGGCGACCTTTATTGGCGCGATCGAAGGCGAAACCGACCCGGAAGTAAAACGCAAAACCATTGGCCGTCTTTTCATCGAAGTATTCGAGGAAGAAGCCAAGAAAATCGGTGGCGCAGACTTCCTGGCACAGGGCACGCTGTATCCCGACGTGATTGAAAGCGTTTCCTTTACCGGCGGCCCGTCTGTCACCATTAAATCGCACCACAATGTGGGGGGGCTGCCCGAACGCATGAATATGCAACTGGTCGAACCGCTGCGCGAACTGTTCAAGGACGAAGTCCGCGATCTTGGCCGCGAACTGGGCCTGCCCGACAGCTTTGTCGGCCGCCACCCGTTCCCCGGACCGGGCCTCGCCATCCGCATCCCTGGCCAGCCGATCACGCGCGAAAAGCTAGATATCCTGCGCAAGGCCGATGCGATCTATCTCGAAGAAATCCGCAATGCCGGGCTTTATGACGCCATCTGGCAGGCCTTCGCCGTGCTGCTGCCGGTCCGTACCGTCGGTGTGATGGGCGATGGCCGCACCTATGACTATGCCTGTGCGCTGCGCGCTGTCACCTCCACCGACGGCATGACGGCAGACTATTTCGCCTTCCCGCCGGAAATCCTTGGCCGTATCGCCAACCGGATCATTAACGAGGTCAATGGTATCAACCGCGTCACCTACGACTACACCTCAAAACCACCGGGAACGATTGAGTGGGAATAA
- a CDS encoding TIR domain-containing protein yields the protein MAYRNGNYAAFYVAEPFDEDALGAHAAKDFCYYNMLRAWKGKDSSFPFNDSHDKTYNVRDNSNWGLTLKPRLRQRLRSSKNIVLFLSSNTKSSKALREEMDYGINDQGLPVIVIYPEFDSKESLLTNGDIKERVKKLWDKLPIFRDSMGEVPTLHVPLKKILIKRALNDIDLMVATKVDPQIFFYIT from the coding sequence ATGGCATATAGAAATGGAAATTACGCAGCCTTTTATGTTGCAGAGCCTTTCGACGAAGATGCACTAGGGGCGCATGCTGCAAAAGACTTTTGCTATTACAACATGCTACGAGCCTGGAAAGGTAAGGACTCTTCTTTCCCTTTCAATGACTCGCATGACAAAACATATAACGTCCGTGATAACAGTAATTGGGGGTTAACGTTAAAACCAAGGTTAAGACAACGACTTCGAAGTTCAAAGAACATCGTTCTTTTCCTTAGCTCCAATACTAAAAGCTCAAAGGCACTGAGGGAGGAAATGGATTATGGGATTAATGACCAAGGTCTGCCAGTCATTGTGATATATCCCGAATTTGACTCAAAAGAGAGTCTTCTGACAAACGGGGACATTAAAGAAAGAGTTAAAAAACTATGGGATAAGCTTCCGATATTCAGAGATTCAATGGGTGAAGTCCCAACACTCCACGTGCCGTTAAAAAAAATTCTCATTAAGCGTGCCCTGAATGACATAGACTTGATGGTAGCCACGAAAGTTGATCCACAAATATTTTTTTATATAACTTAG
- the msrB gene encoding peptide-methionine (R)-S-oxide reductase MsrB: protein MTRYSKNPDAIASLSPEEFYVTQQNGTERPGTGKYLDHHEPGIYVDIVSGEPLFASSDKFDSHCGWPSFTKPIDPVHVSELRDASHGMIRTEVRSTHGDSHLGHVFPDGPRDRGGLRYCINSASLRFIHRDDMEAEGYGDYLGQVE from the coding sequence ATGACGCGCTATTCCAAAAACCCCGATGCCATCGCCAGCCTCAGCCCAGAGGAATTTTACGTTACCCAGCAAAACGGCACCGAACGCCCGGGAACCGGCAAATATCTTGATCACCATGAACCGGGCATTTATGTCGATATCGTTTCGGGCGAACCGCTTTTTGCATCCAGCGACAAATTCGACAGCCATTGTGGCTGGCCCAGCTTCACCAAGCCGATTGACCCGGTCCATGTCAGCGAATTGCGCGATGCATCACACGGCATGATCCGCACCGAAGTCCGCTCCACCCACGGCGACAGCCATCTGGGCCACGTCTTCCCCGATGGCCCGCGCGACCGTGGCGGTTTGCGCTATTGCATCAATTCCGCCTCCCTCCGCTTCATCCATCGCGACGATATGGAAGCCGAAGGCTATGGCGATTATCTGGGGCAGGTTGAATAG
- a CDS encoding MFS transporter: MMSSRTANGDADRDGDAQGASTPATSKMEAKPVSGWLIMFLAVACGLIAANLYYSQPLVGPISAELGLSPRAAGLIVTMTQVGYGIGLLLIVPLGDLFENRRLIITVIALGGLALLASGLATTPGTFLAASLFIGIGSVAVQILVPFAAHLASDATRGRIVGNVMSGLMFGIMLSRPVSSFLTELTNWRVVFFASTAMMVVLMIAVRLVLPVSRPHVRPHYFELLGSMARLMITSRILRRRALYQASLFAAFSLFWTTVPLLLAGPDFNMSQAGIALFALAGAAGAVAAPIGGRMADRGWMRPATAIAMASVPFALMLTHLGDMGSGFSLLVLVAGAVMLDFGLTCNMVLGQRAIFSLGAAYRNRINGVYMATFFAAGAVGSALGGWAFAHGGWMLSTAVGAVFPALGLLYYLSEYIRPLDLPKAD; the protein is encoded by the coding sequence ATGATGTCCAGCCGCACAGCAAATGGTGATGCTGATCGTGATGGCGATGCGCAGGGAGCTTCAACACCTGCGACATCGAAGATGGAAGCAAAGCCGGTTTCAGGCTGGTTGATCATGTTTCTGGCAGTCGCCTGTGGGCTGATTGCCGCCAATCTTTATTATTCACAGCCGCTGGTTGGCCCGATCAGCGCGGAACTTGGCCTGTCGCCCCGTGCCGCTGGCCTGATCGTGACGATGACCCAGGTCGGTTATGGCATTGGCCTGTTGTTGATTGTGCCGCTGGGCGACCTGTTTGAAAACCGCCGCCTGATCATAACCGTAATCGCGCTGGGCGGGCTGGCCCTGCTGGCATCGGGGCTGGCAACCACGCCCGGCACATTTCTGGCCGCGTCACTGTTTATTGGGATCGGGTCGGTTGCGGTGCAAATTCTGGTGCCATTTGCTGCCCACCTTGCCAGTGATGCCACGCGCGGGCGCATTGTTGGCAATGTCATGAGCGGTTTGATGTTTGGCATCATGCTGTCACGGCCGGTTTCAAGTTTCCTGACGGAACTGACAAACTGGCGCGTGGTGTTTTTTGCCTCGACCGCGATGATGGTGGTGTTGATGATTGCGGTGCGTTTGGTGCTGCCCGTCAGCCGCCCGCATGTGCGCCCGCATTATTTTGAATTATTGGGCAGCATGGCGCGCCTGATGATCACAAGCCGCATTTTGCGCCGCCGTGCCCTGTATCAGGCATCGCTGTTTGCGGCCTTCAGCCTGTTCTGGACGACGGTGCCGTTGCTGCTGGCAGGGCCGGATTTTAACATGTCGCAGGCGGGCATTGCCCTGTTTGCACTGGCCGGGGCGGCGGGCGCGGTGGCAGCCCCGATTGGCGGACGCATGGCTGACCGGGGCTGGATGCGTCCGGCAACGGCAATTGCCATGGCATCGGTGCCCTTTGCCCTGATGTTGACCCATCTGGGCGACATGGGCAGTGGCTTTTCGCTGTTGGTGCTGGTGGCCGGGGCCGTGATGCTCGATTTCGGACTGACATGTAATATGGTGCTGGGGCAGCGGGCGATCTTCTCGCTGGGGGCGGCGTATCGCAACCGCATCAACGGTGTTTACATGGCAACATTTTTTGCCGCCGGTGCAGTGGGGTCTGCCCTTGGCGGCTGGGCCTTTGCCCATGGGGGATGGATGCTGTCAACGGCGGTGGGTGCGGTCTTTCCCGCGCTGGGTTTGCTTTATTATCTTAGCGAATATATCCGTCCGCTCGATCTGCCAAAGGCGGATTAG